From the Bradyrhizobium ontarionense genome, the window CCAATCGGTCTTGGCAGCCACGATTTCGTCCTCCTAGAGTGGCCCATGCCCTCCGAAGTTGCGCCGGTCGCCTGCTCTGCGGCCGACATCGTCAAAGACCCGCCGAGCCTTCGCACGCTCTTCTTCGCATTCGCGAAAATGTCGCTTTCGGGGTTCGGCGGCGTGCTGGTGTTCGCCCGGCGGGCGATCGTCGAGGAACACCGCTGGATGACGGCGGAGGAATTCAACGAGACCTTCGCGCTCTGCCACTTCCTGCCCGGACCCAACATCGTCAACCTGTCGCTGGTGTTCGGCTCGCGGCTGCGCGGCATTGTCGGCGGGCTCGCGGCGTTTACCGGTCTGCTCGGGCCGCCAATGCTGTTGGTGA encodes:
- a CDS encoding chromate transporter, translating into MPSEVAPVACSAADIVKDPPSLRTLFFAFAKMSLSGFGGVLVFARRAIVEEHRWMTAEEFNETFALCHFLPGPNIVNLSLVFGSRLRGIVGGLAAFTGLLGPPMLLVTGLAAIYAHFGQVDALRRALAGVSCAAVGLLASAVFRMMSPLLKKRDVLGLLVMLAVFAAIGLARLPLPMVLLLAVPLSIAVTYAKLWWAR